A section of the Triticum dicoccoides isolate Atlit2015 ecotype Zavitan chromosome 7A, WEW_v2.0, whole genome shotgun sequence genome encodes:
- the LOC119333312 gene encoding putative 1-phosphatidylinositol-3-phosphate 5-kinase FAB1D isoform X2, with protein sequence MCPDMNPRREVVSEDLDGNLTPHRLHDADHLGQNGTRNPSKSSSNNLSTDDNFFSDTSLHKHEDVSSDPSASSVDDRSVRSGDDSDGAESTNGKINNTDLPGFENDSIWIPPEAADKGDETDSVAGNIAYDDDDDDYGDGIKWGQSSFPAPGEEHEDSPNPRDERENAMLAAMNGQLKILVSRFLASAGIPFGKGESTESWLDIVTSLSWEAALLIKPDAKIGNEMDPGSYIKVKCVASGTRWQSEVIKGLVFKKNTAHKHMPTNCHNPRLLLLKGVLGHSDVGLSSFNSMDQEKGQLERTISKVMEICSPNVIMVEKTVSRDIQELLLKEGCTLILDMKLSRLQRIARCTGSPIISFPEVLDQPKLKQCDYFHTEKFIEEHNIASEGGKRLSKTLMFLEGFPRPLGCTILLRGANTEELKKVKQVMHYTVFAAYHLILETSFFEDQRVFLNDKNTSQDNYASTMMGPPAIDYDTSVLGGAIPPSHDDSPALRLYHATCNIYADGKKALSYTDVDDPILVTNSSLDELREGANIPYSSTPLLHTGRLPSPVSRPLREFTGKLLQETTDNQIEGRVESRNGIVSNGFHVGSKVEESAVSSENLDDTEDILKEERTGDVTEASSHMCDKHEESPVVAEDGEHRGTTIISKENISNKDQADDALDSHSILVLTSSQCIKKQVISDDQSSLSRINYYGNSDDQSRLSRINYYGNSDVSLGRYLQEILQNKKPSCSSCEAHIYSYTHQNGNLTVRTKHLVSQHSLPGESEGKIWMWTRCLRCEQHGVSKSTPRVLISSEARNLSFGKFLELSFSSHSAARRLSICGHLVNRDCLRFFGLGSNVAMFRYSSVQIYTTCKPQPTLHFENPSRQNWFEEERRHVFARGMTLFSEVASLLQHLKNQYHGMTTANFCTFLPVTDFSELEDLLMKDKADFEDSLVKTTNPNGRSSSSVHELLNINWSYQDILLELYAWDRRLHELIKCLSAGQGNVANGKDPIKTVDKINEARYEIDKQISELTCDRTMKAGGATGTTECTSNKICVDHYESSENAAPMLDDSQGVGNSELSCNGGSKDEGSLIGTSQVEVDSMAQIQKMPSFEVSSDTKPQGNGMLAHPVSMEQEQHSSTVRKFRSSDWDERERWIWSSFHESQLAYKKNIQLGSLEKFELVNRYSPSHLSPLFVKHEEVDSPQFTVGPGGNILCVLEHEVSSIIARALAISEERRQDTAVMNEADDARREHTKTMEKSYSFLSESSIGSSPWSSIDSEASISSSISSYSSGDLSGYDTSPLLSLVHPEIPVNGKVSLKGKYSVTSIYANQFYILRRKCCPSELAYITSLSRCKKWDAQGGKSKALFAKTLDDRFIIKQIKKTEFESFIKFAPDYFKHVYHSLDTGSQTCLAKILGIYQVKQIRHGKEIKMDLMVMENLMFGHNVSRIYDLKGAMFSRHITNSNDPDTVYLDQNFVEDMNVSPIYIGGRTKHLLQRAIWNDTSFLTSVNVMDYSLLVGVDKQKNELVFGIIDYLRQYTWDKQLETWAKSSLVPKNVLPTVISPKDYKKRFRKFMGKYFLAVPDTWSPENSSGPYKSFGHSNSKLAEAHNGDNLLQHPIEADAKI encoded by the exons ATGTGCCCGGACATGAATCCGCGAAG GGAGGTTGTATCAGAGGATTTAGATGGTAATCTTACCCCTCACCGCCTGCATGATGCTGATCATCTGGGACAGAATGGGACCAGGAATCCTTCCAAGTCTAGTAGCAATAATCTGTCCACAGACGACAATTTCTTCTCTGACACTTCATTGCACAAACATGAAGATGTGAGCAGTGATCCATCTGCCTCCTCTGTTGATGACCGCTCGGTTAGGTCTGGTGATGATTCTGATGGGGCTGAAAGTACCAATGGTAAAATCAACAATACAGACCTCCCAGGTTTTGAAAATGATAGCATCTGGATACCGCCTGAAGCAGCAGATAAGGGAGATGAGACTGATAGTGTTGCCGGAAACATTGcttatgacgacgacgatgatgattatggtgatggaaTAAAGTGGGGCCAGTCAAGTTTCCCAGCCCCTGGCGAGGAACACGAGGACAGCCCCAATCCTAGGGATGAAAGAGAAAATGCAATGCTGGCAGCTATGAATGGGCAGCTCAAGATACTTGTCAGTCGGTTTCTGGCCTCTGCTGGTATCCCCTTTGGAAAAGGAGAGAGTACTGAGAGTTGGCTTGATATTGTGACCTCCCTGTCATGGGAAGCTGCACTTCTTATTAAACCTGATGCAAAAATCGGAAATGAAATGGACCCTGGATCTTACATCAAGGTCAAATGTGTAGCATCTGGTACTCGTTGGCAAAG TGAGGTGATCAAGGGGTTAGTCTTCAAAAAGAACACAGCTCATAAGCACATGCCGACCAATTGTCACAATCCTAGGTTGCTTCTACTGAAAGGAGTACTTGGGCATTCTGATGTTGGTTTATCGTCGTTTAATTCAATGGATCAG GAAAAAGGCCAACTGGAGAGGACTATAAGTAAAGTGATGGAAATATGCAGTCCCAATGTTATAATGGTTGAGAAAACTGTTTCACGAGACATACAGGAGCTTCTACTAAAAGAAGGTTGTACACTGATTCTTGATATGAAGCTCAGCCGGTTGCAAAGAATTGCACGCTGCACAGGTTCTCCCATAATATCATTTCCAGAAGTTTTGGATCAACCGAAGCTGAAGCAGTGTGATTACTTCCATACTGAAAAATTCATTGAAGAGCATAACATTGCCAGTGAAGGTGGGAAGAGACTATCTAAAACATTAATGTTCTTGGAAGGTTTTCCCAGGCCATTGGGTTGCACG ATATTGCTACGGGGAGCAAACACCGAAGAATTGAAGAAAGTCAAGCAAGTCATGCACTACACGGTCTTTGCAGCATACCACTTGATCCTTGAAACGTCTTTCTTTGAAGATCAGCGGGTATTCTTAAATGATAAAAATACTTCACAAGATAATTATGCTTCTACTATGATGGGCCCACCAGCAATTGATTATGATACTTCTGTTCTGGGTGGTGCTATCCCTCCTTCACATGATGATTCTCCAGCACTTAGATTATACCATGCCACTTGTAATATCTATGCTGATGGGAAGAAAGCTCTCAGTTATACAGACGTAGATGATCCAATTTTAGTCACAAACAGCTCTTTGGATGAACTGAGAGAAGGTGCAAATATCCCGTATAGCTCAACACCGCTCCTTCATACCGGAAGGTTACCATCACCGGTTTCAAGACCATTACGGGAATTTACTGGCAAGTTATTGCAAGAGACAACTGATAATCAAATAGAAGGCAGAGTTGAATCCAGGAATGGAATCGTTAGTAATGGATTTCATGTTGGGTCAAAGGTGGAAGAGTCTGCGGTTTCCAGTGAAAATTTAGATGACACAGAAGATATCTTGAAAGAAGAGAGGACTGGAGATGTAACAGAAGCAAGTTCTCATATGTGTGACAAACATGAGGAATCACCCGTCGTAGCAGAAGATGGAGAACATCGCGGCACCACTATCATTAGTAAAGAGAACATCTCTAACAAAGATCAAGCCGATGATGCACTTGATTCTCATAGTATACTGGTTTTGACGTCTAGTCAATGCATCAAAAAGCAGGTCATATCTGATGACCAGAGCAGCCTGTCCCGTATAAACTACTACGGGAACTCTGATGACCAGAGCCGCCTGTCCCGTATAAACTACTATGGGAACTCTGATGTGTCCTTAGGACGATACTTGCAAGAAATTTTGCAGAATAAG AAACCAAGTTGTTCCTCTTGTGAGGCTCACATATACTCTTATACTCATCAAAATGGAAATTTGACTGTTCGAACGAAGCATCTAGTGTCTCAACATAGTTTACCTGGCGAATCCGAAGGAAAAATATGGATGTGGACCAGATGCCTGAGGTGTGAACAACACGGGGTATCAAAATCGACCCCAAGAGTGCTAATATCATCTGAAGCGCGAAATCTCTCTTTTGGGAAATTTCTGGAACTCAGTTTTTCAAGCCACTCTGCAGCAAGAAGGTTATCCATATGTGGTCATTTGGTGAACAGGGACTGCCTGCGCTTTTTTGG ATTGGGCTCCAATGTTGCAATGTTCCGGTACTCATCGGTTCAAATTTACACTACCTGCAAACCACAGCCCACCCTCCACTTCGAAAACCCCAGCAGACAGAACTGGTTTGAAGAAGAAAGAAGACAT GTTTTTGCTAGAGGTATGACGCTTTTCTCCGAGGTAGCAAGCTTGCTTCAACACTTGAAGAATCAATATCATGGCATGACTACAGCCAACTTCTGCACATTTCTACCTGTAACGGACTTTTCTGAACTCGAAGACTTGTTAATGAAAGACAAGGCCGATTTTGAG GATTCACTAGTAAAGACTACCAATCCAAATGGGAGATCATCCTCATCTGTACATGAACTTCTTAATATAAATTGGTCTTATCAGGATATACTACTTGAACTTTATGCATGGGACCGTCGGCTCCATGAACTTATTAAGTGTTTATCTGCTGGACAAGGAAATGTTGCTAACGGTAAGGATCCTATAAAGACCGTTGATAAGATCAATGAGGCCAGGTATGAGATTGACAAGCAAATCAGCGAATTGACGTGTGATAGAACTATGAAAGCTGGTGGGGCAACTGGTACCACTGAGTGCACAAGTAACAAAATTTGCGTCGACCAttatgaatcaagtgagaatgcagCACCCATGCTCGATGATAGTCAGGGAGTTGGGAACTCTGAACTTTCTTGCAATGGAGGTAGTAAAGATGAAGGATCTCTCATTGGCACTAGTCAGGTAGAGGTAGACAGCATGGCCCAAATACAAAAAATGCCTTCTTTTGAAGTTTCAAGTGATACAAAGCCACAAGGCAATGGGATGCTGGCGCATCCAGTTTCCATGGAGCAGGAGCAGCATTCAAGCACTGTCCGGAAGTTCAGAAGTTCTGATTGGGATGAGAGGGAAAGATGGATTTGGAGTTCATTTCATGAGTCTCAACTGGCTTACAAGAAGAACATTCAATTAGGAAGTTTGGAGAAATTTGAACTTGTTAACCGTTATTCTCCATCTCATCTATCTCCCCTGTTTGTAAAACATGAAGAGGTAGACTCTCCTCAATTCACAGTTGGCCCGGGTGGTAATATTTTGTGTGTATTGGAGCATGAGGTTTCTAGCATAATAGCTCGTGCTCTTGCCATATCTGAGGAGCGTCGGCAGGATACCGCAGTCATGAATGAGGCAGATGATGCCAGGAGGGAGCATACTAAAACAATGGAGAAATCTTATAGCTTTCTATCTGAAAGTTCTATTGGCTCATCACCATGGTCATCTATAGATTCTGAAGCAAGCATTTCATCTTCTATTTCGTCATATTCATCTGGCGACCTTTCTGGTTATGATACATCGCCTTTATTGTCCTTGGTACATCCAGAAATCCCTGTGAATGGAAAAGTATCTCTCAAAGGCAAATATTCAGTTACTAGTATATATGCTAATCAATTCTACATCCTTCGAAGAAAGTGCTGCCCATCTGAGCTTGCATATATTACTTCATTAAGCCGATGTAAGAAGTGGGATGCTCAAGGCGGAAAGAGTAAAGCTTTATTTGCGAAGACATTGGATGACAGGTTCATTATAAAGCAAATCAAGAAGACAGAATTTGAATCCTTCATAAAATTTGCCCCTGATTACTTCAAGCATGTTTACCATTCTTTAGACACTGGAAGCCAAACTTGCCTTGCCAAAATATTAGGAATCTATCAG GTTAAGCAAATAAGGCATGGCAAAGAGATAAAGATGGATCTGATGGTGATGGAAAATCTTATGTTTGGGCACAATGTTTCACGGATTTATGATCTTAAAGGTGCTATGTTTTCACGACACATCACCAACTCAAATGACCCTGACACTGTTTACTTGGATCAGAACTTTGTGGAGGACATGAATGTATCTCCAATCTATATTGGTGGAAGAACAAAACATCTCTTGCAGCGCGCAATCTGGAATGACACATCTTTTCTCACT TCGGTTAACGTTATGGACTATTCTCTGCTTGTCGGAGTGGACAAACAAAAGAATGAACTTGTGTTTGGCATTATTGATTATTTGAGGCAATATACTTGGGACAAGCAACTGGAGACATGGGCGAAGTCTTCTTTGGTACCAAAGAATGTTTTACCAACTGTAATTTCTCCCAAGGATTACAAGAAAAGGTTTAGAAAGTTCATGGGCAAGTACTTTCTCGCAGTTCCAGATACTTGGAGTCCTGAGAATTCTTCTGGGCCATACAAATCCTTTGGTCATAGCAATAGCAAGTTGGCAGAAGCCCACAATGGCGATAACCTGCTTCAGCATCCAATTGAGGCTGATGCAAAAATCTAG
- the LOC119333312 gene encoding putative 1-phosphatidylinositol-3-phosphate 5-kinase FAB1D isoform X1, whose product MCPDMNPRREVVSEDLDGNLTPHRLHDADHLGQNGTRNPSKSSSNNLSTDDNFFSDTSLHKHEDVSSDPSASSVDDRSVRSGDDSDGAESTNGKINNTDLPGFENDSIWIPPEAADKGDETDSVAGNIAYDDDDDDYGDGIKWGQSSFPAPGEEHEDSPNPRDERENAMLAAMNGQLKILVSRFLASAGIPFGKGESTESWLDIVTSLSWEAALLIKPDAKIGNEMDPGSYIKVKCVASGTRWQSEVIKGLVFKKNTAHKHMPTNCHNPRLLLLKGVLGHSDVGLSSFNSMDQEKGQLERTISKVMEICSPNVIMVEKTVSRDIQELLLKEGCTLILDMKLSRLQRIARCTGSPIISFPEVLDQPKLKQCDYFHTEKFIEEHNIASEGGKRLSKTLMFLEGFPRPLGCTILLRGANTEELKKVKQVMHYTVFAAYHLILETSFFEDQRVFLNDKNTSQDNYASTMMGPPAIDYDTSVLGGAIPPSHDDSPALRLYHATCNIYADGKKALSYTDVDDPILVTNSSLDELREGANIPYSSTPLLHTGRLPSPVSRPLREFTGKLLQETTDNQIEGRVESRNGIVSNGFHVGSKVEESAVSSENLDDTEDILKEERTGDVTEASSHMCDKHEESPVVAEDGEHRGTTIISKENISNKDQADDALDSHSILVLTSSQCIKKQVISDDQSSLSRINYYGNSDDQSRLSRINYYGNSDVSLGRYLQEILQNKQKPSCSSCEAHIYSYTHQNGNLTVRTKHLVSQHSLPGESEGKIWMWTRCLRCEQHGVSKSTPRVLISSEARNLSFGKFLELSFSSHSAARRLSICGHLVNRDCLRFFGLGSNVAMFRYSSVQIYTTCKPQPTLHFENPSRQNWFEEERRHVFARGMTLFSEVASLLQHLKNQYHGMTTANFCTFLPVTDFSELEDLLMKDKADFEDSLVKTTNPNGRSSSSVHELLNINWSYQDILLELYAWDRRLHELIKCLSAGQGNVANGKDPIKTVDKINEARYEIDKQISELTCDRTMKAGGATGTTECTSNKICVDHYESSENAAPMLDDSQGVGNSELSCNGGSKDEGSLIGTSQVEVDSMAQIQKMPSFEVSSDTKPQGNGMLAHPVSMEQEQHSSTVRKFRSSDWDERERWIWSSFHESQLAYKKNIQLGSLEKFELVNRYSPSHLSPLFVKHEEVDSPQFTVGPGGNILCVLEHEVSSIIARALAISEERRQDTAVMNEADDARREHTKTMEKSYSFLSESSIGSSPWSSIDSEASISSSISSYSSGDLSGYDTSPLLSLVHPEIPVNGKVSLKGKYSVTSIYANQFYILRRKCCPSELAYITSLSRCKKWDAQGGKSKALFAKTLDDRFIIKQIKKTEFESFIKFAPDYFKHVYHSLDTGSQTCLAKILGIYQVKQIRHGKEIKMDLMVMENLMFGHNVSRIYDLKGAMFSRHITNSNDPDTVYLDQNFVEDMNVSPIYIGGRTKHLLQRAIWNDTSFLTSVNVMDYSLLVGVDKQKNELVFGIIDYLRQYTWDKQLETWAKSSLVPKNVLPTVISPKDYKKRFRKFMGKYFLAVPDTWSPENSSGPYKSFGHSNSKLAEAHNGDNLLQHPIEADAKI is encoded by the exons ATGTGCCCGGACATGAATCCGCGAAG GGAGGTTGTATCAGAGGATTTAGATGGTAATCTTACCCCTCACCGCCTGCATGATGCTGATCATCTGGGACAGAATGGGACCAGGAATCCTTCCAAGTCTAGTAGCAATAATCTGTCCACAGACGACAATTTCTTCTCTGACACTTCATTGCACAAACATGAAGATGTGAGCAGTGATCCATCTGCCTCCTCTGTTGATGACCGCTCGGTTAGGTCTGGTGATGATTCTGATGGGGCTGAAAGTACCAATGGTAAAATCAACAATACAGACCTCCCAGGTTTTGAAAATGATAGCATCTGGATACCGCCTGAAGCAGCAGATAAGGGAGATGAGACTGATAGTGTTGCCGGAAACATTGcttatgacgacgacgatgatgattatggtgatggaaTAAAGTGGGGCCAGTCAAGTTTCCCAGCCCCTGGCGAGGAACACGAGGACAGCCCCAATCCTAGGGATGAAAGAGAAAATGCAATGCTGGCAGCTATGAATGGGCAGCTCAAGATACTTGTCAGTCGGTTTCTGGCCTCTGCTGGTATCCCCTTTGGAAAAGGAGAGAGTACTGAGAGTTGGCTTGATATTGTGACCTCCCTGTCATGGGAAGCTGCACTTCTTATTAAACCTGATGCAAAAATCGGAAATGAAATGGACCCTGGATCTTACATCAAGGTCAAATGTGTAGCATCTGGTACTCGTTGGCAAAG TGAGGTGATCAAGGGGTTAGTCTTCAAAAAGAACACAGCTCATAAGCACATGCCGACCAATTGTCACAATCCTAGGTTGCTTCTACTGAAAGGAGTACTTGGGCATTCTGATGTTGGTTTATCGTCGTTTAATTCAATGGATCAG GAAAAAGGCCAACTGGAGAGGACTATAAGTAAAGTGATGGAAATATGCAGTCCCAATGTTATAATGGTTGAGAAAACTGTTTCACGAGACATACAGGAGCTTCTACTAAAAGAAGGTTGTACACTGATTCTTGATATGAAGCTCAGCCGGTTGCAAAGAATTGCACGCTGCACAGGTTCTCCCATAATATCATTTCCAGAAGTTTTGGATCAACCGAAGCTGAAGCAGTGTGATTACTTCCATACTGAAAAATTCATTGAAGAGCATAACATTGCCAGTGAAGGTGGGAAGAGACTATCTAAAACATTAATGTTCTTGGAAGGTTTTCCCAGGCCATTGGGTTGCACG ATATTGCTACGGGGAGCAAACACCGAAGAATTGAAGAAAGTCAAGCAAGTCATGCACTACACGGTCTTTGCAGCATACCACTTGATCCTTGAAACGTCTTTCTTTGAAGATCAGCGGGTATTCTTAAATGATAAAAATACTTCACAAGATAATTATGCTTCTACTATGATGGGCCCACCAGCAATTGATTATGATACTTCTGTTCTGGGTGGTGCTATCCCTCCTTCACATGATGATTCTCCAGCACTTAGATTATACCATGCCACTTGTAATATCTATGCTGATGGGAAGAAAGCTCTCAGTTATACAGACGTAGATGATCCAATTTTAGTCACAAACAGCTCTTTGGATGAACTGAGAGAAGGTGCAAATATCCCGTATAGCTCAACACCGCTCCTTCATACCGGAAGGTTACCATCACCGGTTTCAAGACCATTACGGGAATTTACTGGCAAGTTATTGCAAGAGACAACTGATAATCAAATAGAAGGCAGAGTTGAATCCAGGAATGGAATCGTTAGTAATGGATTTCATGTTGGGTCAAAGGTGGAAGAGTCTGCGGTTTCCAGTGAAAATTTAGATGACACAGAAGATATCTTGAAAGAAGAGAGGACTGGAGATGTAACAGAAGCAAGTTCTCATATGTGTGACAAACATGAGGAATCACCCGTCGTAGCAGAAGATGGAGAACATCGCGGCACCACTATCATTAGTAAAGAGAACATCTCTAACAAAGATCAAGCCGATGATGCACTTGATTCTCATAGTATACTGGTTTTGACGTCTAGTCAATGCATCAAAAAGCAGGTCATATCTGATGACCAGAGCAGCCTGTCCCGTATAAACTACTACGGGAACTCTGATGACCAGAGCCGCCTGTCCCGTATAAACTACTATGGGAACTCTGATGTGTCCTTAGGACGATACTTGCAAGAAATTTTGCAGAATAAG CAGAAACCAAGTTGTTCCTCTTGTGAGGCTCACATATACTCTTATACTCATCAAAATGGAAATTTGACTGTTCGAACGAAGCATCTAGTGTCTCAACATAGTTTACCTGGCGAATCCGAAGGAAAAATATGGATGTGGACCAGATGCCTGAGGTGTGAACAACACGGGGTATCAAAATCGACCCCAAGAGTGCTAATATCATCTGAAGCGCGAAATCTCTCTTTTGGGAAATTTCTGGAACTCAGTTTTTCAAGCCACTCTGCAGCAAGAAGGTTATCCATATGTGGTCATTTGGTGAACAGGGACTGCCTGCGCTTTTTTGG ATTGGGCTCCAATGTTGCAATGTTCCGGTACTCATCGGTTCAAATTTACACTACCTGCAAACCACAGCCCACCCTCCACTTCGAAAACCCCAGCAGACAGAACTGGTTTGAAGAAGAAAGAAGACAT GTTTTTGCTAGAGGTATGACGCTTTTCTCCGAGGTAGCAAGCTTGCTTCAACACTTGAAGAATCAATATCATGGCATGACTACAGCCAACTTCTGCACATTTCTACCTGTAACGGACTTTTCTGAACTCGAAGACTTGTTAATGAAAGACAAGGCCGATTTTGAG GATTCACTAGTAAAGACTACCAATCCAAATGGGAGATCATCCTCATCTGTACATGAACTTCTTAATATAAATTGGTCTTATCAGGATATACTACTTGAACTTTATGCATGGGACCGTCGGCTCCATGAACTTATTAAGTGTTTATCTGCTGGACAAGGAAATGTTGCTAACGGTAAGGATCCTATAAAGACCGTTGATAAGATCAATGAGGCCAGGTATGAGATTGACAAGCAAATCAGCGAATTGACGTGTGATAGAACTATGAAAGCTGGTGGGGCAACTGGTACCACTGAGTGCACAAGTAACAAAATTTGCGTCGACCAttatgaatcaagtgagaatgcagCACCCATGCTCGATGATAGTCAGGGAGTTGGGAACTCTGAACTTTCTTGCAATGGAGGTAGTAAAGATGAAGGATCTCTCATTGGCACTAGTCAGGTAGAGGTAGACAGCATGGCCCAAATACAAAAAATGCCTTCTTTTGAAGTTTCAAGTGATACAAAGCCACAAGGCAATGGGATGCTGGCGCATCCAGTTTCCATGGAGCAGGAGCAGCATTCAAGCACTGTCCGGAAGTTCAGAAGTTCTGATTGGGATGAGAGGGAAAGATGGATTTGGAGTTCATTTCATGAGTCTCAACTGGCTTACAAGAAGAACATTCAATTAGGAAGTTTGGAGAAATTTGAACTTGTTAACCGTTATTCTCCATCTCATCTATCTCCCCTGTTTGTAAAACATGAAGAGGTAGACTCTCCTCAATTCACAGTTGGCCCGGGTGGTAATATTTTGTGTGTATTGGAGCATGAGGTTTCTAGCATAATAGCTCGTGCTCTTGCCATATCTGAGGAGCGTCGGCAGGATACCGCAGTCATGAATGAGGCAGATGATGCCAGGAGGGAGCATACTAAAACAATGGAGAAATCTTATAGCTTTCTATCTGAAAGTTCTATTGGCTCATCACCATGGTCATCTATAGATTCTGAAGCAAGCATTTCATCTTCTATTTCGTCATATTCATCTGGCGACCTTTCTGGTTATGATACATCGCCTTTATTGTCCTTGGTACATCCAGAAATCCCTGTGAATGGAAAAGTATCTCTCAAAGGCAAATATTCAGTTACTAGTATATATGCTAATCAATTCTACATCCTTCGAAGAAAGTGCTGCCCATCTGAGCTTGCATATATTACTTCATTAAGCCGATGTAAGAAGTGGGATGCTCAAGGCGGAAAGAGTAAAGCTTTATTTGCGAAGACATTGGATGACAGGTTCATTATAAAGCAAATCAAGAAGACAGAATTTGAATCCTTCATAAAATTTGCCCCTGATTACTTCAAGCATGTTTACCATTCTTTAGACACTGGAAGCCAAACTTGCCTTGCCAAAATATTAGGAATCTATCAG GTTAAGCAAATAAGGCATGGCAAAGAGATAAAGATGGATCTGATGGTGATGGAAAATCTTATGTTTGGGCACAATGTTTCACGGATTTATGATCTTAAAGGTGCTATGTTTTCACGACACATCACCAACTCAAATGACCCTGACACTGTTTACTTGGATCAGAACTTTGTGGAGGACATGAATGTATCTCCAATCTATATTGGTGGAAGAACAAAACATCTCTTGCAGCGCGCAATCTGGAATGACACATCTTTTCTCACT TCGGTTAACGTTATGGACTATTCTCTGCTTGTCGGAGTGGACAAACAAAAGAATGAACTTGTGTTTGGCATTATTGATTATTTGAGGCAATATACTTGGGACAAGCAACTGGAGACATGGGCGAAGTCTTCTTTGGTACCAAAGAATGTTTTACCAACTGTAATTTCTCCCAAGGATTACAAGAAAAGGTTTAGAAAGTTCATGGGCAAGTACTTTCTCGCAGTTCCAGATACTTGGAGTCCTGAGAATTCTTCTGGGCCATACAAATCCTTTGGTCATAGCAATAGCAAGTTGGCAGAAGCCCACAATGGCGATAACCTGCTTCAGCATCCAATTGAGGCTGATGCAAAAATCTAG
- the LOC119327536 gene encoding uncharacterized protein LOC119327536: MNGFYSSIAHGLDALHATLASSPDAAFMSAPFLQQAAALLRSLHSQLVHLVQRLHLPPGESWLDEYMDETSRLWEACQVVKAGASALDTYCASAARIDAALDDWLCNPNPHTARQVMRAINAPRRQAVGLEQENRALAETRIDPASLLLDDRSPVEFKLNAFNGFRGVLYALRNASSFLLMLLVSGTVSCLPDLACCAHPFRTSGAGYVSSMGRLRQRVAEEMEAVAGEHSGSGVMMYEFRQARAGIESLKTEFDRVVAIGYGDPGEIAERVEIIKGWVGMLRSGAEGVVGELDDFFDEIVEGRKMLSDLCSHR; this comes from the exons ATGAACGGCTTCTACTCGTCCATCGCCCACGGCCTCGACGCGCTCCACGCCACGCTGGCCTCGTCGCCGGACGCCGCCTTCATGTCGGCGCCcttcctccagcaggcggccgcgcTGCTCCGGTCGCTGCACTCGCAGCTCGTCCACCTCGTGCAGCGCCTCCACCTGCCACCAGGGGAGAGCTGGCTCGACGAGTACATGGACGAGACCTCCCGCCTCTGGGAGGCCTGCCAGGTCGTCAAGGCCGGCGCCTCCGCCCTTGACACCTACTGCGCCTCCGCCGCACGCATCGACGCCGCCCTCGACGACTGGCTCTGCAACCCCAACCCCCACACCGCCCGCCAG GTGATGCGTGCGATCAACGCGCCGCGGCGGCAGGCCGTGGGGCTGGAGCAGGAGAACCGGGCGCTCGCAGAGACCAGGATCGACCCGGCGTCGCTGCTGCTCGACGACCGGTCGCCGGTGGAGTTCAAGCTCAACGCCTTCAACGGCTTCCGGGGCGTGCTCTACGCGCTGCGCAACGCCAGCTCCTTCCTCCTCATGCTCCTCGTCTCAGGGACCGTCTCCTGCCTCCCGGACCTCGCCTGCTGCGCGCACCCATTCCGCACCTCAGGCGCCGGCTACGTCTCCTCCATGGGGCGGCTGCGCCAGCGCGTCGCCGAGGAGATGGAggcggtcgccggcgagcactccgGCTCCGGCGTCATGATGTACGAGTTCCGGCAGGCCAGGGCCGGCATTGAGAGCCTCAAGACAGAGTTCGACAGGGTCGTCGCCATTGGGTACGGCGACCCTGGCGAGATCGCCGAGAGGGTGGAGATCATCAAAGGATGGGTCGGGATGCTGAGGTCAGGGGCGGAGGGCGTCGTCGGCGAGCTGGACGACTTCTTTGATGAGATTGTGGAAGGCAGGAAGATGCTGTCGGACCTGTGCAGCCATCGCTGA